CCTCCGGGAGCGTAAAGCGCAGCACGACCAAGTGCCCGGCCGGCACGTCGGCCGAGGTAGCGACGCGCATTCCGCCGCGGCTCACGTCGATCGAGCGCGCGTCCAAAATCAACTCTTCGCCCGGAACGATGAGTGTTACCGGAACTTCGACGTGCGCTCGGATAAAACGCCGCCCGTGCGATTGATCCTCTCTGGTACTCACGGGGGTTACGGTTCTCTGCGCTCGGACGGCGGCCTTCAACCCCGAACCGCACGCGCCGCCAGAAGGGCGCCGGCGATGGTGTGCTCGGCAACCATTCCGCCCTGCAAATAGACCTCGAACGGCTCTCTGAGCGGCGCGTCGCAGGAGAGCTCGATGGTCGCCCCGCCGACGAAGGACCCGCTCGACATGATCACCGGATCGGCATAGCCGGGGACGGGGCCCGGCTCCGGGCGGAAGCGGGCGTTCAACGGCATGGCTCGCTGCAAGCCTTCGGCGAAGCGCACGAGCGCATCGCGGCTTCCCAGGCGGATGGCCTGCACGATATCGGTGCGCGGCACGCCGGGCATCGGGTCCACGGCGTAGCCGAGATCCTCGAAGAGCGCGGCGGCGAAATCGAGCCCGCGAAGCGTCTGCTCCACGACGAGCGGCGCCAGAAAGAGCCCGTGCACGAAGGCGCGGCCGAACCCGAACGTCGGGCCGAGCGCATCGCGCAGACCCGGAGCGTACAACCGCGCGGCTACGCGTTCGATGAGATCGGCCCGCCCGGCCACATACCCGCCACCCGGCGCGAGCGTGCCCCCGAGGTTCTTGATGAGCGATCCCATGACGAGATCGGCCCCGACGTGGGTGGGCTCGCGCGTTTCGACCAACTCGCCGTAGCAATTATCGACCAAGATCGTCGCCGCCGGCGCCGCGGCCTTGACGGCGGCAAAGATGCGCTCGCAGGCCGCAATATCGAGCGAGGGCCGCGGCGCGTACCCGCGCGAGCGCTGGACGAAGACCGTCGCGTCCGGCGCGCGCTCGAGCGCCGCGGCGACGCCGTCCAGATCCACCGTACCGTCGCGAAGCAACGAGACCTCGTCGTAGCGCACGCCCTGTTCGACCAGCGCGAACGGTGCGTCGCAGATGGCGTTGCGCAACGTATCGTACGGGCGGCCTGCGATCGAGATGATGCTCCGCCCCGGCGGCGTGCAAGCCGCCAGCGCCGTGACGATCGCATGCGTACCGCTCACGAGCGAGAGCCGCGCGAGCGCGCGCTCCGTACCGAAGATGCGCGCGATCAGGCTTTCGTATGAAGCGCGAGCGGCGTCGTCGTACCCGTACCCGGTCGATCCGGCCAGATCGCTTTCGCTCAAACCCGCATCCATAAAGGCCGCCAGCATCGCCAGCTTGTTTTCAGTTTGCGCCACATACGAAACGTGCGAAACGCGCGCGTGCGCGCGTAGTGCGGCATCGCGCAGATCGCCGTCGATGGAGAAGCGACGGCACAGCGATTCAATCACGCCGCCGCCTCCAAATGCCGTTCGTATGCGCGCACGAACGGCCAATACACAACCGCCGCGATGGCGACGTTGGCGAGCACGAGCACGATCGCTCGCAGATCGTACGTGGCCAGATACGTGGAGATCAACGTTGGGATTGAAGATGGCACGTACATCGCCGGGCGCGCGACCCACTGCAACGCGACCGCGACGTACGTCGTCGTGGCGAGCACCATCGGTACGACGATAAACGGAATTGCAAGGTACGGATTAAACACGATCGGTGCTCCGAAAATCAGCGGTTCGTTGATATTGAAGAATGCCGGCACGATCGCCACGCGCCCCGTCTGCCGCAAGCGTTGAATCCTGGAGCGCAGCAGCAATACCGCGAGCGGCAACGTCCCGCCCGCGCCTCCGGGAAAGACGAAGAGAAACAGCGAGACAACCACGATGTGCGGGAGCGGTTGGTGCGCGATGAACGCCTGCGTGTTCTGCGCCTGCAACGCAAGATAGAGCGGCGTCACCACCGCCGCAAGCGTAGCCGGGCCGTGGATCCCCGCGGTCCACAGCGCCGTTTCAACGAAGACGATGACGAGCAACGCAACGTAACTATCGCCCAGGTGCGCGAGCGGCAGCATCGCTTGGGCGACGAGCCCGGCGACCGAGATATGCGCGAAGAGAAATGCCGCGAAGATAGCGGCGCCGGCCGCGGCGCCGGCCCACTCCGCAAGACGGCGCGAAGCGATGGTGCGGCGCGCGACGGCGATGGCGGCAGCCACCACACCGGCCACCAGCATCGCCAGAAATAAGCCGCTCGGGCCAAGTTCGTGCAGATAGGTGATGGGCGTCGGGCCGAAAGGCCGCGGTAGCGCCAGCGCCATCCCCGCCACCGTGCCCAAAAGCATGGGGGCAGCGAAGAGGGCGGCTTTGCGCGCGTATGCGATCGAAAGCGCGATCGCGAGCGCCGGCGCCATGACGCCGAACGCGGGTAGGAGCGCCTGCGAAATGCGCAGCCCGAGCGTGCGGCTGAAGAACGGCCCGGGCTGGTGGCTAAAGGGCAGGAGGATCGCCAGCGCCACGAGCAGGACGATGAAGCTCGGCGGCAGCGCGTCGCGCACGGCCGCGACATAGGGGAAATCGCCGAAGCGGCGCATCGCGGGGACGACGCGCGCTTCGAACCAGGCCTCGATCTTAGATCCGGCGGACGACAGCCTCAACGCGACCGATGATCTCAACATCGCTCGCGTAGATTGGCGCCATGCTGCGATTCTCCGGCTGCAATCGCACGCGGCCGGTTTCTTTATAGAAGCGCTTGACCGTGGCTTCGCCTTCGAGCATCGCGACCACGATCTCGCCATTGGCGGCCGATTTCTGCGGCCGCACGACGATGAGGTCGCCATCCAAGATGGCCGCATCGATCATCGAATCGCCTTGAACGCGCAGCATGAACGCATCCGAGGCTTTGGGCAGGAAGCCGATCGGCAAGAGAAACTCGCCTTCCAGATCCTCTTGCGCGGCGATCGGCACGCCCGCGGCGACCTTGCCGAGGATCGGCATCACCATCGCGTCGGGCTGGCGCGCGCCGGGCATCTCCGAGCGCATCGCTCGCGGCTTGGTGGCGTCGCGCGAGATCATCCCGCGTTTTTCGAGCGCCTTGAGGTGCGCGTGAATCGTGGACGAGGACGATAGGCCCACCCGCTCGCCGATCTCGCGGACCGAGGGCGGGTAGCCCTGCTCGTTCGTAAAGGCATGAATCACGTGCAAAATCTGTTGCTGGCGCTCGGTAGCCGGTTTTTCCGTCATAGTTCCCCCGGTTGGCGTCAAAAAGTGCCATGCGTATGGCACTACATTCGCCTACAACCTTAACATAAGAACGACCGAGAAGGCAAACATACGTTCGCGCCCCGCTTGACAACGCTTGGCCGGTCCGTGGTAAAATCTAGGGGACGAACAGGCGTTTGGCCCAACCTATAGACCTCTTCGTAGTCGAACGTTCGTTTGCCACAAGATATAGTAAGGAGCAAAAACGGTGAGTACGCGCAAGAAAATAACCCTGATGCCGATCATTGCACTAGCCGCCTTGAGCTTGACGGTAACGCTACCGACGCTCTCCGGCATGCGCTTGTATGCTGCGACCGCTCAGCGTTACACCACCGTCACCGTCCAGCGCGGCGACACGCTCTGGTCGATCGCGGCCGCGCATTCCGCGCCGAACGCCGACGTTCAAGAAACGATCGATCGCATCAGCCAAGCGAATCACCTCGCCGCCGCATCGCTCCAACCCGGCCAGCATCTCCGCATCCCCGAGTAGAGCAGGTCTCGCTTGAAACAAAAATGCCGCGCGTGTAGACGCGCGGCATTTTTGTTTTTGGCATGGTTATTGCTCCTGAGCGCGGATCCGCGCAAAGAGCTCGGCTACTTCGAAGTGCAGTGACGGCATGTTTTCGTGCGCGAATGTCTGCTTCTCGTGGAAGACACGAGGAGCACCGCCTCGCGCGTGAGCGTAGACGATTCGCGTTTCCGGATCGATATCTAGGACTAGCAATGAACCATGTGCGAGATACGCGGCAGTTTTCTGCGCGCCGTATTCCGCTCGATAGGATGGCGACCGGATCTCGACGGCGACATCGGGCGCAAACGGGGGCTCTTCGCGTTCGGCCTCCGATAAGGGGCGCAGCCGTTCGAACGAAACAAACGCTACGTCCGGAACGAATTCGATCTGCGGCTCCAGCCTGCAGCGCCATTCCGTAGCGGTATCCCCGCGGTCGCCTACACAACGCACAAGAATCATGGCCATCGCAAGTTGGACCATCCCATGCGTGCGCTTGGGGCTCACCTTGGGATACTTCCGTCCGTCGAGCAACTCGACTTCGGGCCTATCGCGTAATTCGGCCGGCATGTGCACCTCTCCATGCCATCCTATCACGCGGGAGCCTGCGCAAGGCAAGGCTCTCAGGCCGGCTTGAGCGTCGTTTCTAGTGTGACAATCTGCGTCACGGGCTTAGCGTTTGCTTACTAGCATGACGTCGTGGCCTTGGTGATCGTTGAGGAACTCGAGGCCGTCCATCATCCAAGTATCCAGGCCGTTGCTGGAGTGTTTGGCGACTTCGCGCGCGACGTGGACGCGGTCTTTGAGCCACGCCAACTCCGTTCGTGTCGTAACCAGAAATATCGCGGCTTCGCACTCTTCGCATTGGTATCCGTATCGCACAGTCCACGCGAGTTCGGCAAAAAAGAGAAGAGCCCCCGCGAATGCGGAGGCTCTTGCCCGTTTCGGAGTCTTACGCTAGCGCGAGGCTAGAGCTTGACCTCGAGGTTGAAGTACGCGTTGAACGGAGCTGGGATGCTGCCTGCGTACGAGCCCGTTCCCGGCGCGTACGACTGCTGCTGCCACGGGTACAGGGTCGTACCGTTGGCGGCCGCATCGTATGCAGCGGTGTTACCCGGGTTCGCGGCGCCTGCGCCGAGCTGGTAGTTCGAGACGTACGAGCCGTTTGCGCTATACGAGCAAACGTTTTGTCCCGGAGCGTACGCGTTCGTCCACGGGGCCTTCGTCCCGCCGAAGCAGGTGTGGAAGAGGTTCGTGAGCGTGACGTGCGCCGTGACGCGGGGGTTGAGGTCGTAGGTCAACGCGAGGTTGCCGACGAGCAGCGACGGGTTGCGGTACTGTCCGACCGATGCAAACGAGCCCGTCTGCGGATTCGGAATGTACAGCACGCCGGTCGAAGTCGCGGCAGCGCCGGCTACGGTGAGGTAATTACACTGGCCGACCGGCGCGCTGGCGCTGGGGTCGACGCCGGTGCACGTGCGCGGGTCGATACCCTGCACATCGAACGGCGAACCGTACGACGAGCCGGTAACGAGCTGCACGCTCGGCGTGATCGCGAGCTTATCGTGACGATAGTTCAGGATCAGCGACGAGATCCACGGAGCATCGTAGAACGCGAAGTTGGTGTAGAAGCCGGGGGTGGTAAGAATACCAGCCGGTGCATACCAACCGTTCGGGTCTTCGAGGCTCTGCTTCGGCTTGCCGAAGTACGGGTTAACGATCGTACCGACGCCGCAAGGTGCCGGTGCGCCGATGGTACCGCCAGCGTATGGCGTGTAGCACTGCGACGAGGTCGTCAGGTTGTTGTAATTGGTGATCGCCTGGTTAACGGAATCCATCTGGTTATTCGCCAGAATCTTCTGGAAGCGTTCCTTGGCGTTCGTGTAGGTCACCGAGAGCTGGCCCGAGAGGCCGTTGCGATTGAAGTCGCCCTTGGTGATCTGCGATTCGATACCGTAGCTCCGGAACTGCCCGACCGGCACCTGGGTCACGAAGCCGGGGCCGATGAAGGCCTGGGCTTGGTAGCCGTTGGTGAGGTTGTAGAAGGGCGAGATCTTGAAGCTCACGTCGGTTCCACGGATATGGCGTTCCAGCGAGACGTCATACTGACCCGACGTCTGCGACGGAACGTTGTGGAACGGCGTGAAGTAGCCGAAGTTGATGAACTGCGCCCAATTCAGGACGTTGTTGCCGGACTGGTCGAGATACTGCACCGAGGCCGAGATTGGGGGCTCGATGTAGCGTCCACCCTCAAAGCGCCAGACGGTGTCGGGCGATTCGGTGTACGTTCCGGCCAGGCGGAGCGAGTAGTAGTTGAGCTTGTACGAGCTGGGCGAAATGGGGTTCCACAGGGTCGATTGGGTGCCGTCTTGCGCGGTACCGTTCGGGTGGACCCAGTTCGTCGCGGTCGTGCCGGTCGCAGTACTGACTGCGGTGTTACAGTCGCCGGTAATGTACGAGGGCGTCGCCGGGAAAGGCGCACCCGGGGTTAGCGGCGGGGTGAAGACCTGGTTGGTCGCGGTGTTGTAGCAGATGTACTTCTGGACCACTTGGCCGTAGAAGTTATCCGCCGCCGAGTTGCTCGGATCCAAACCATAGACGTACTGTTCGTAGCGGAGGCCGCCGTTGAACAGCCACTTGTCGTTCGGACGGAAGTTATCGGTCAACGAGAGCGTTGTGAACTGCGGCTTAACCGAGTTGTACGCGCCCTTCGTCGGGCCGTTCCAGAGGTTGATGTACTGGGCACCAGCCGCGGCAGCAGCGCTGCCTGGGGGCAGGGGGGCCGTGAATGCGGCCGGATTGTTGAACTTGGTATCCGCGTAGCCGACGTTCGGGCTATAGCAGCCCTTGGGGGCACCGGTTGTGGCGTTGTAGCAGGTATAGCTACCGCTCGCGTCTTGGCTGACAAGACCGACGGGGCTTGCAATGCCGAACAGGCCGCCGATAACGAAACCGGAGTTGTTATCGCGCAGCACATTAGCGCGCGTATAGTTCGCGGTAAACGAGACTAAGTTCTTATCGTTGACTTGGTCGCTGAATTGGAACTCGCCGCCCGTCGTATGCGTGGACAGCAGGTAGTTCGCCGCATCCGGCTGGGATGGGTATCCCCAGTAGTAATTTGCCGCGGCCGAGAGCGGGCCCGTCTGATTCCAATCGGAATAGAACGTGTAACCAGCTAGACGCATGTACGCGCGGTCGCTCAGCGGATGCGTATACTGGAGCTTCACGATACCCGTGTCGTTCCAGATGCTGTCGCGCTGCGTTGCGGGAATCTGCGAAAAAGGCTCGCGATTTGCCGGGCTATCCGGCGACTGGTATAGGGCCGGCGTTGCATTCGTAACGCTTGCCCCGAATGGCAGGTTGAATACGTACGCATCGACGTAGAACGGGTAGTTGGCCTGGACCGGGAAC
Above is a window of Candidatus Dormiibacterota bacterium DNA encoding:
- a CDS encoding Plug domain-containing protein; the encoded protein is SAIASVPGVNVPIGGSGWNNNVAYIRGSQSFFTSYEYDGVPVNRAFDNYNSSTESNLGLQELQVYTGGGPASNSSSGTSGFINQVIKTGTYPGYATLTGGIASSAFYHMAKVEAGGASPDRNFSYYVGVSGYNQDFRHYDNNNGASLMGPGGILADYSTSPAYNSAGPIYAAIPGGAYPICNADGTTPTSVQTQTGLTNFCLFQYNGLSALQSNISDRENVVNFHFGIPRKNGQKDDLQLLWSSSSMLTHYYGSPNDLGGYNNYMLAQTGLPYVAPTSPITDSPFVTGQFPVQANYPFYVDAYVFNLPFGASVTNATPALYQSPDSPANREPFSQIPATQRDSIWNDTGIVKLQYTHPLSDRAYMRLAGYTFYSDWNQTGPLSAAANYYWGYPSQPDAANYLLSTHTTGGEFQFSDQVNDKNLVSFTANYTRANVLRDNNSGFVIGGLFGIASPVGLVSQDASGSYTCYNATTGAPKGCYSPNVGYADTKFNNPAAFTAPLPPGSAAAAAGAQYINLWNGPTKGAYNSVKPQFTTLSLTDNFRPNDKWLFNGGLRYEQYVYGLDPSNSAADNFYGQVVQKYICYNTATNQVFTPPLTPGAPFPATPSYITGDCNTAVSTATGTTATNWVHPNGTAQDGTQSTLWNPISPSSYKLNYYSLRLAGTYTESPDTVWRFEGGRYIEPPISASVQYLDQSGNNVLNWAQFINFGYFTPFHNVPSQTSGQYDVSLERHIRGTDVSFKISPFYNLTNGYQAQAFIGPGFVTQVPVGQFRSYGIESQITKGDFNRNGLSGQLSVTYTNAKERFQKILANNQMDSVNQAITNYNNLTTSSQCYTPYAGGTIGAPAPCGVGTIVNPYFGKPKQSLEDPNGWYAPAGILTTPGFYTNFAFYDAPWISSLILNYRHDKLAITPSVQLVTGSSYGSPFDVQGIDPRTCTGVDPSASAPVGQCNYLTVAGAAATSTGVLYIPNPQTGSFASVGQYRNPSLLVGNLALTYDLNPRVTAHVTLTNLFHTCFGGTKAPWTNAYAPGQNVCSYSANGSYVSNYQLGAGAANPGNTAAYDAAANGTTLYPWQQQSYAPGTGSYAGSIPAPFNAYFNLEVKL
- the lexA gene encoding transcriptional repressor LexA gives rise to the protein MTEKPATERQQQILHVIHAFTNEQGYPPSVREIGERVGLSSSSTIHAHLKALEKRGMISRDATKPRAMRSEMPGARQPDAMVMPILGKVAAGVPIAAQEDLEGEFLLPIGFLPKASDAFMLRVQGDSMIDAAILDGDLIVVRPQKSAANGEIVVAMLEGEATVKRFYKETGRVRLQPENRSMAPIYASDVEIIGRVEAVVRRI
- a CDS encoding Uma2 family endonuclease; amino-acid sequence: MPAELRDRPEVELLDGRKYPKVSPKRTHGMVQLAMAMILVRCVGDRGDTATEWRCRLEPQIEFVPDVAFVSFERLRPLSEAEREEPPFAPDVAVEIRSPSYRAEYGAQKTAAYLAHGSLLVLDIDPETRIVYAHARGGAPRVFHEKQTFAHENMPSLHFEVAELFARIRAQEQ
- a CDS encoding LysM peptidoglycan-binding domain-containing protein, giving the protein MSTRKKITLMPIIALAALSLTVTLPTLSGMRLYAATAQRYTTVTVQRGDTLWSIAAAHSAPNADVQETIDRISQANHLAAASLQPGQHLRIPE
- a CDS encoding methionine gamma-lyase family protein; the encoded protein is MIESLCRRFSIDGDLRDAALRAHARVSHVSYVAQTENKLAMLAAFMDAGLSESDLAGSTGYGYDDAARASYESLIARIFGTERALARLSLVSGTHAIVTALAACTPPGRSIISIAGRPYDTLRNAICDAPFALVEQGVRYDEVSLLRDGTVDLDGVAAALERAPDATVFVQRSRGYAPRPSLDIAACERIFAAVKAAAPAATILVDNCYGELVETREPTHVGADLVMGSLIKNLGGTLAPGGGYVAGRADLIERVAARLYAPGLRDALGPTFGFGRAFVHGLFLAPLVVEQTLRGLDFAAALFEDLGYAVDPMPGVPRTDIVQAIRLGSRDALVRFAEGLQRAMPLNARFRPEPGPVPGYADPVIMSSGSFVGGATIELSCDAPLREPFEVYLQGGMVAEHTIAGALLAARAVRG
- a CDS encoding PTS transporter subunit EIIC, which produces MLRSSVALRLSSAGSKIEAWFEARVVPAMRRFGDFPYVAAVRDALPPSFIVLLVALAILLPFSHQPGPFFSRTLGLRISQALLPAFGVMAPALAIALSIAYARKAALFAAPMLLGTVAGMALALPRPFGPTPITYLHELGPSGLFLAMLVAGVVAAAIAVARRTIASRRLAEWAGAAAGAAIFAAFLFAHISVAGLVAQAMLPLAHLGDSYVALLVIVFVETALWTAGIHGPATLAAVVTPLYLALQAQNTQAFIAHQPLPHIVVVSLFLFVFPGGAGGTLPLAVLLLRSRIQRLRQTGRVAIVPAFFNINEPLIFGAPIVFNPYLAIPFIVVPMVLATTTYVAVALQWVARPAMYVPSSIPTLISTYLATYDLRAIVLVLANVAIAAVVYWPFVRAYERHLEAAA
- a CDS encoding PilZ domain-containing protein, with protein sequence MSTREDQSHGRRFIRAHVEVPVTLIVPGEELILDARSIDVSRGGMRVATSADVPAGHLVVLRFTLPEGERELLVRGRVVLSFYDNAAESYAHGVAFTQYTPQDHDEISRFVTASSEATDAL